In Populus nigra chromosome 10, ddPopNigr1.1, whole genome shotgun sequence, the following proteins share a genomic window:
- the LOC133705524 gene encoding uncharacterized protein LOC133705524, with translation MSDNVDNSTKLDYTPFGKLPDHLLVEIFVRVPVSEWAQISCVKRQWANVFRGECLWQAALTRTYPLAHQTKRWPGPIPRGLSRRRYTALYVSKRIFALDGEMDEIVGHAYLFLKEQLEFSDMPSTSSILHGTIIDQFIACGKSRDIAHELASQIWLAVLDNLEDNEHTFLILKRLALEGDVFLPYPYTKSIKVQWKVFEKLFTDFRDCFNHVDYYDVLGCAKNKFQPIPSAWLGY, from the exons ATGTCAGATAATGTTGATAATAGCACTAAACTAGATTACACTCCATTTGGAAAGCTTCCTGATCATCTGCTCGTCGAGATTTTTGTCAGAGTCCCTGTATCAGAGTGGGCTCAAATATCTTGCGTTAAAAGGCAATGGGCTAATGTGTTTCGTGGAGAATGCTTGTGGCAAGCTGCTCTCACCAGAACCTATCCACTTGCTCACCAAACTAAAAGATGGCCAGGGCCTATACCGCGAGGGCTGAGCAGAAG gAGATACACTGCTTTATATGTCAGTAAACGCATCTTTGCTCTGGATGGTGAGATGGATGAGATTGTTGGCCATGCTTATTTGTTTCTCAAAGAGCAACTTGAATTTTCTGACATGCCATCAACTTCTAGCATACTTCATGGAACCATAATAG ATCAGTTTATTGCTTGCGGGAAATCCAGGGATATTGCCCATGAGCTTGCTTCACAAATCTGGCTTGCTGTTCTTGACAATTTGGAGGACAACGAGCATACATTTCTCATACTGAAACGTCTTGCGCTAGAGGGTGAT GTTTTTCTTCCATACCCATATACAAAATCCATTAAAGTGCAATGGAAGGTGTTTGAAAAGCTCTTCACTGATTTCCGTGATTGTTTCAATCATGTGGATTATTATGATGTGCTGGGTTGTGCTAAGAACAAGTTTCAACCAATACCATCTGCCTGGTTGGGTTACTAG
- the LOC133704231 gene encoding uncharacterized protein LOC133704231 gives MDFFKAKKFRKAHKPGPEKDLEDKPVPHPEEPRNENGGGGESVTSKSANTDPVAEAEDDDDDFITNEVKRRLKELRRNSFMVLIPEEESCAEEEEDEEGEGEGETSPNEWRDVEAEGRQWWGGFDALYDQYCERMLFFDRMSVQQLAESGCYTPTTPSPRSASKKLASPFRCLSLKKIEEPEDETEHLQQVQNGPYQDIETAYVAQLCLTWEVLHCQYTQMSQKITCQPENPACFNYSAQLFQQFQVLLQRFIENEPFEQGLRAEIYARARNALPKLLQVPNAKGLDKKDTEETESDYVVLAPDLLKIIESSILNFHLFLKMDKKKQSNVRNLFGNQNQIATPLQLIQSSLEKKRIKLKDLCKKSKGWKKKCWPQSYENVQLLFSLIDIKILSRVIGMVRISKEQLLWCEEKMKKINLPNGKLQRDPRPILFPC, from the exons ATGGATTTCTTTAAAGCTAAGAAGTTTAGGAAAGCCCACAAACCAGGCCCGGAAAAGGATTTAGAAGATAAGCCTGTGCCACATCCAGAGGAGCCAAGGAATGAGAATGGTGGAGGTGGTGAAAGTGTAACTAGCAAATCAGCCAACACTGATCCTGTAGCTGAAGCTGAGGATGACGATGACGATTTTATAACCAATGAGGTAAAGAGAAGGTTGAAAGAACTGAGAAGGAACAGTTTTATGGTATTGATTCCTGAAGAAGAGTCATGTGCAGAAGAGGAGGAAGATGAAGAAGGTGAAGGTGAAGGTGAGACAAGCCCGAATGAGTGGAGGGATGTCGAAGCAGAAGGAAGGCAATGGTGGGGTGGGTTTGATGCTCTGTATGACCAGTACTGTGAGCGGATGTTATTCTTTGATCGGATGAGTGTTCAGCAGCTCGCTGAATCTG GCTGCTACACTCCCACAACTCCCTCCCCAAGGTCTGCATCCAAAAAGCTGGCATCCCCCTTCCGCTGCCTCTCTTTGAAAAAGATAGAAGAACCTGAAGATGAAACTGAGCATCTGCAGCAGGTACAGAATGGCCCATATCAAGATATTGAAACTGCATATGTTGCTCAACTTTGCTTAACTTGGGAGGTGCTTCACTGCCAATACACTCAAATGAGTCAGAAAATCACTTGCCAACCTGAAAACCCTGCCTGTTTCAATTACAGTGCCCAGCTGTTTCAGCAATTCCAAGTTTTATTGCAAAGGTTTATTGAAAATGAGCCTTTTGAGCAGGGTCTCAGAGCAGAAATATATGCTCGTGCAAGGAATGCCTTGCCTAAACTGCTCCAGGTTCCAAATGCAAAAG GTTTGGATAAAAAGGATACAGAAGAAACAGAATCTGATTATGTGGTCCTTGCCCCTGATCTTCTCAAGATAATTGAGAGTTCAATCCTTAATTTTCACCTTTTCCTGAAGATggacaagaaaaaacaaagtaatgtCCGTAACTTGTTTGGAAATCAGAACCAGATTGCCACCCCTCTTCAACTAATTCAATCTTCGCTTGAGAAG AAAAGGATAAAACTTAAGGATCTGTGCAAGAAGAGTAAAGGATGGAAAAAGAAATGTTGGCCTCAAAGCTACGAGAACGTTCAACTGTTGTTTAGCCTCATTGATATCAAAATCTTATCCAGGGTTATCGGGATGGTAAGAATCAGTAAAGAGCAGTTACTTTGGTGtgaagaaaagatgaagaagataaaCTTGCCAAATGGGAAGCTGCAGAGAGACCCCCGCCCCATCCTTTTCCCTTGTTAA